The DNA segment AAATTACGAGTTCGAGTCGTGAATCAACCCACCGATGCTTGTGCCGAGAGAGATtacctacatcacaccccttaggTATGCGATCCTTCCCTGGACCCTATGTGAACGCAGAATACTTCGTACACCGGATTGTCCTTTTGTGCGTGGGGATAAGAAAAATgtgtaaagaagaagaatataggAAAGCCATATATATTGTAAGGAAataaaatgtgaacaatgaacaataataaattcatttcttacGACACATCATCATTAAAAAGAAACATAGTAAACTTTATTTAGATTCATTATATCAAAATTTCTATTTAAAGACGCAACTAATTGGATGGCATGGCTGAAGACATTGTTGCATTCATTTCAGGTAAAAATTTTGGATCAGTTACACCTATCTTTGATCGTACCTCATCAATTTTCTCAGTCAAATCTCTTTCAAGTTCATCAATCTCTTGCTTTAGTTTCTCAAGTCTTTCCAAATTAGTTGGCTTGAAAATTTCCAATGTAGATTCTCCTTTTTCCTTCTCATTTATtgccttctttttcttctttttcattgtATCTTTTTCGTCACCACATCCAGCCTTTTCATGTGTTGTCTTACGGCTTAACATGCGGTAAAATGGTTGCTTTGCTTGGGAAAATCGCTCGACAACCGATTCTACGTTTGGATTGCCAAACATAAATCGTTCAGCAGTAATTGGAAAAATTATTATTGCTATATCGATTCCACATAAGATGGAAAGATCCATAGCTCTTTTACTAAGAGCTTTTTGCTTATTGAAAAGCGCTACCTTCTCAGCACGCTTATCTTTGAGAAATTTCTTTTCGgatttatttttcatttgagAGGTCATTCTTGCCATGATTACACAACAAGATATGACAAGATACAAGTTTCAGTACAGACTTCGAGGAAAAACCATCAAATTTATAGCGCGATTTCAACTTCTAAGTTTTGTTAGTTACAAAGACCTACCCGGTAATTTAATAAGATTAACTTCTCTCCTCTACTTTATTAATTTAACTAAAATGCCTAACTTTTGGAAGATAGTATATGTGATTATGACATTATTAAGAATATTGATGTTAATCTTCTTCCTTTGAATTGATTGCTAAGAATACTAACCAGTAGTCCAGTACGATAGATTACCTTAATCTTCTTCCTTTGAATTGATTGCTAAAGATAtccttaaaaaatgaaaaaacaaaataatacatattttcacTTAATGTCATTTAACCACTTACTAATATTCTTTTCCTTGATGCTAATTGCTTTATCAATAGGATCTGAAATTTTGAATGGGCAAATCCTTCATCTGCAACAAATGATGCAGATTTTTCTACCTGATTTCTGATTATgtaatatttattatattttatgggaAAATATTCAAATATATTCCTAACGttttaaatttgttttatatATGCACTTCGTTTACCTCCGGCTCGTAGGAACTCCCACTAACGATTTTACACCATCGAAAAAATTAATCcatgtaggatatatttggacctttttaattatttaaagatatATTTTGACCTTTGCAATTGTACAGGGCCATGTTTCAAATTATAGTAGAAggtatatataaattaatttgatAGTTTGGGGCTAATTTAAATCCTTTATTTGTCTATGTGGATTCACCTTTGCAAATGTCAGAACCAACCTGGACAATAGTTAGAAATAGGAAGGGGTAAATATGAGATAGAATTAGCAGAGCTTTTATGGATCGAAAGATAAACAGAGGATAAATATAAGATAAATCTAGTATTTTATGAATAAATTTGAACTTTTTGGCCAAAGAGATAACATCAattgaaaaatttgagaaatcaCATGCATTAAATATATTTGTGATATGGAATACAAAATTTTGTCATATGCCAATCCATAGTCTCAAAATATACAATTTGATTCATGTAATTTATAACATGATTAATTTAGTAACTGATTTGGTGTAACAATTACAACCATTATTAAAACATGtcaagataaaaaaaaaagatatcaaAACATGTTTTAAAAAGCTTTGACAAAGACAAGAACAATAGTGTTGTTTTCACGGACAAAGTAAGTTTCCAATAAGATTTTGTAAATAAAAGAGGatctatattttattttcttgtagccataacaaaaactaaaagccgagatttttttttatatactcACTTGGactcttcatttttttcattaatttattaaaattgtgtTGTGCTTTTTTAGGATTTAAGTTGTATTAGTGAATTGTAGAAATTATAATATGGGATAGCAAATTAGTTATTACTACTACTAATAATAGTAACAATAATTATTCATCACTCCAAATAAGTTGggattcatttttttcttttaatctcAATTCATATCAGTATCgtaccaaataaaataaaataaaaattagttACATGAATCACGTAATTTTGTAAAGCTACAACTTTTCAAATACAACAGTACTTTGTAaactttttgtcacgacccaaaatccattaatggCCGTGATGATGCCTAGcatcgctgtcaggcaagccaacaataattgattaactcgattattcattttagtattttaaaatcaaaattttccttcaattaaataatcagaaataaaattcacagagtaaatgataatatttttccaATTACAATACTGAAAAACTCATAAGTAACCCccaaatccggtgtcacaagtgcatgagcatcaattaggaagtaaaataaaatacagcatctgtccggaatacgaATTAGacatgaaaaatacaaataacccTGGAGGAGACTCTCCTGACTGCGGATCGTAACCTTAAATGCAGCTTGCGGCAAGTCCCCGCATCATCCGTGCCTTCGTGCCCAAAGGACCACAAGACATaaaagtacctgcacaaaaatgtgcagcaagtgtag comes from the Nicotiana tabacum cultivar K326 chromosome 14, ASM71507v2, whole genome shotgun sequence genome and includes:
- the LOC107830293 gene encoding uncharacterized protein LOC107830293 → MARMTSQMKNKSEKKFLKDKRAEKVALFNKQKALSKRAMDLSILCGIDIAIIIFPITAERFMFGNPNVESVVERFSQAKQPFYRMLSRKTTHEKAGCGDEKDTMKKKKKKAINEKEKGESTLEIFKPTNLERLEKLKQEIDELERDLTEKIDEVRSKIGVTDPKFLPEMNATMSSAMPSN